A genomic window from Tolypothrix sp. PCC 7910 includes:
- a CDS encoding low-complexity tail membrane protein, with the protein MSSFRSEPILWLHVAGLATLPIFLFLCLLFLSVGEPVLPMWMELCLVAAIGVLPLLWMQFRRPFYIFAILGVALKPENLTEQQRKILCLINTNLNRVLSVLAAILLVGVLWQMYQAAPLVADIASFLPQWRSVGLLLAALAFFASNLFLQIPVSVARILVTNDTEFAAIEPLPLDKIQQDYTIVGVRVNQILPRLFKSVLGINKNTQQTLEQNTDED; encoded by the coding sequence ATGTCCTCATTTCGCTCTGAACCTATATTGTGGCTTCACGTTGCTGGTTTAGCGACGCTGCCGATTTTTTTGTTTTTGTGCCTGTTGTTTCTATCCGTAGGTGAGCCAGTCTTGCCTATGTGGATGGAACTATGTTTAGTGGCCGCGATTGGAGTTTTGCCACTACTGTGGATGCAATTTCGTCGCCCATTTTACATATTTGCGATTTTAGGAGTTGCGCTCAAGCCAGAGAATCTGACTGAGCAGCAACGCAAAATTCTTTGTTTAATTAATACTAATTTAAATCGCGTGCTGTCTGTTTTGGCAGCAATATTATTAGTAGGGGTGCTATGGCAAATGTACCAAGCCGCGCCACTGGTAGCCGACATTGCCAGTTTTCTACCCCAATGGCGCAGCGTCGGATTGCTGCTAGCTGCTTTAGCTTTTTTTGCCAGCAATCTGTTTTTGCAAATTCCCGTGAGTGTAGCCAGAATTTTGGTGACTAATGACACAGAATTTGCAGCCATAGAACCATTACCTTTAGATAAGATTCAGCAGGATTACACAATTGTAGGGGTGCGGGTTAATCAAATATTGCCCCGGCTATTTAAATCCGTGTTAGGTATTAACAAAAACACCCAGCAGACCCTAGAGCAAAATACCGATGAAGATTAG
- a CDS encoding M42 family metallopeptidase codes for MWDYEHLFKIIAELVMHHSPSGVETEINQFLLQEFAKLGVEVWSDLADNVIAKIPGKNPDRAIAITAHKDEIGAIVKTIGDEGRVEVRKLGGSYPWIYGEGVVDLLGDAETISGILSFGSRHVSHESPQKVQQEDTSIKWENAWIETKCTTAELEAAGIRPGTRMVVGKHRKRPIRLKDHIASYTLDNKASVAILLGLAQQLKQPAVDVYLVASAKEEVGAIGALFFTQNQVLDALIALEICPLSSEYPIEDGKSPVILSQDAYGIYDEALNGQLCHCAKQIEIPVQLTILSQFGSDASIAMKFGHVGRAACLAFPTQNTHGYEIAHLGAIANCISLLQNFCENYPA; via the coding sequence ATGTGGGATTACGAGCATTTATTCAAAATTATTGCAGAATTGGTGATGCATCATTCTCCCAGTGGTGTAGAAACCGAAATTAACCAATTTTTACTGCAAGAATTTGCCAAATTGGGTGTAGAAGTATGGAGCGATCTCGCTGATAATGTAATTGCCAAAATTCCTGGGAAAAATCCTGACAGAGCAATTGCGATTACTGCTCATAAAGACGAAATTGGTGCGATTGTCAAAACTATTGGCGATGAAGGACGCGTAGAAGTCCGCAAACTTGGTGGTTCTTACCCCTGGATTTACGGTGAAGGTGTTGTAGATTTATTGGGCGATGCCGAAACTATTAGCGGTATTCTCAGCTTTGGTTCTCGTCATGTTTCCCATGAATCGCCTCAAAAAGTCCAGCAGGAAGATACTAGCATCAAGTGGGAAAATGCTTGGATTGAAACCAAATGTACCACTGCTGAGTTAGAAGCAGCTGGGATTCGTCCTGGCACGAGAATGGTAGTTGGTAAACATCGCAAGCGCCCCATTAGATTAAAGGATCACATTGCCAGTTACACTCTGGATAATAAAGCTTCTGTAGCAATTCTGCTAGGACTAGCGCAACAACTCAAACAACCCGCCGTAGATGTTTATTTAGTCGCCTCAGCCAAAGAAGAAGTAGGCGCGATCGGGGCGCTATTTTTCACCCAAAATCAGGTATTGGATGCACTGATTGCTTTGGAAATTTGCCCTTTATCTAGCGAATATCCAATTGAGGATGGTAAAAGCCCGGTGATTCTCTCTCAGGATGCCTACGGCATATATGATGAGGCATTGAATGGACAATTATGCCATTGTGCCAAGCAGATAGAGATTCCAGTGCAACTCACTATTTTGAGTCAGTTTGGTAGCGATGCTTCAATTGCCATGAAATTTGGCCATGTAGGGCGTGCTGCTTGCTTGGCATTTCCTACCCAAAACACTCATGGCTATGAAATTGCTCATTTAGGTGCGATCGCTAACTGCATATCTTTACTGCAAAACTTTTGTGAAAATTATCCTGCTTGA
- the infB gene encoding translation initiation factor IF-2 has translation MNNGKVRIYELSKELNLDNKELLAICDQLNIAVKSHSSTISDSEAERIRSAAEKLAATNGTPKKETGINTHQAQGPQAGSRNRPAPSPHKQQILEIRKPKILRNPNSNAPEASVNTTTQSALSEANPPSPPKPFATPVSPMQPTAPTRPVPRNLSETQQQPAVKDADTTPNTPPKEKIVAEKPEKPVSSKPRPEKPPKPQLVAPPARPMSEDPPAIEPLSQAEKPILKRERPKRGEEEREQVKPRAAKPSTDQASQPTPQKQARPTPGPVKPEQRGNRAPGGAPFSDPQRPSRPVRPSEAVAAMPIATPPRPMQGGAGKAAATTTLDEAIPADILDLKRPTPPRPAKGGKKWQEEEIIDEIKEKSGKAGVKGKRVKPLLDDDFEEEDLLDEEGLEIPATVQVSLSIARPPKPKATRPTQQPAIAVASPTTRGKKSAATNRDQNRRQEVETKRERPEKLVVTGPMTVQELADALAIADTEIVKILFLKGMAVSITQNLDVPTITLICTDLEVAVETAEPEAEARKVTEMLDLADMENLHRRPPVVTIMGHVDHGKTTLLDSIRKTKVAAGEAGGITQHIGAYHVDIEHEGKPQQIVFLDTPGHEAFTAMRARGARVTDIAVLVVAADDGVRPQTIEAISHAQAAGVPIVVAINKIDKEGAQPERVKQELTNYGLTAEDWGGETIMVPVSAIKGENLDTLLEMILLVAEVAELSANPDRAAKGTVIEAHLDKAKGAVATLLIQNGTLHVGDMLVAGSAFGKVRAMVDDRGRRVEIASPSFAVEVLGLSDVPAAGDEFEAFENEKEARALASDRADKQRQSRLLQGRVTLTTLSAQAQEGELKELNLILKADVQGSVEAIVGSLRQIPQNEVQIRMLLATAGEITETDIDLAAASNAVIIGFNTTYASGARQAADEAGVDVREYNIIYKLLEDIQGALEGLLEPELVEESLGQTEVRAVFPVGRGAVAGCYVQSGKLVRNCKVRVRRNGRVIYEGVLDSLKRMKEDAREVNAGYECGIGIDKFHDWAEGDIIEAYQMVTKRRTLTMTK, from the coding sequence ATGAACAACGGCAAAGTTAGAATCTATGAATTATCAAAGGAATTGAATTTGGATAACAAAGAGCTATTAGCAATATGCGACCAGCTCAACATCGCGGTTAAAAGCCATAGCAGTACAATTTCAGATTCGGAGGCAGAACGCATCCGTTCCGCAGCGGAAAAACTCGCAGCAACGAATGGAACACCGAAAAAAGAAACAGGTATAAACACGCATCAAGCACAAGGGCCCCAAGCTGGCTCTCGAAATCGACCTGCACCATCACCTCACAAACAACAAATTTTGGAAATTCGTAAACCCAAAATATTGAGAAATCCTAACTCCAACGCCCCAGAGGCATCAGTTAATACAACTACCCAATCTGCTTTGTCTGAAGCTAACCCTCCTTCACCTCCAAAGCCCTTCGCTACACCAGTCTCACCCATGCAGCCGACGGCACCAACTCGACCCGTACCCCGAAATCTTTCTGAGACCCAACAGCAACCAGCTGTTAAAGATGCGGATACAACGCCTAATACACCGCCAAAAGAAAAAATAGTTGCGGAAAAGCCGGAAAAACCAGTTTCATCCAAACCGAGACCAGAAAAACCGCCAAAACCTCAACTAGTTGCGCCTCCTGCCAGGCCAATGTCTGAAGACCCACCAGCGATCGAGCCGCTGAGCCAGGCAGAAAAACCAATTCTCAAACGCGAACGCCCAAAACGTGGCGAAGAAGAACGCGAGCAAGTTAAGCCAAGGGCAGCTAAACCATCCACAGACCAAGCTTCACAGCCTACACCACAAAAACAGGCTCGTCCAACTCCAGGCCCAGTCAAACCCGAACAAAGAGGAAATCGCGCTCCTGGTGGCGCTCCATTCTCCGATCCCCAACGGCCCAGCAGACCAGTTCGTCCCAGTGAAGCTGTAGCAGCAATGCCAATTGCTACACCACCTAGACCAATGCAAGGCGGTGCGGGGAAAGCAGCAGCAACAACAACACTTGATGAAGCCATTCCTGCTGACATTCTCGATTTGAAACGCCCCACACCACCACGTCCAGCCAAAGGTGGTAAAAAGTGGCAAGAAGAAGAAATTATTGATGAAATCAAAGAGAAATCTGGCAAGGCTGGTGTCAAAGGCAAGCGAGTCAAGCCGCTCTTAGATGATGATTTTGAGGAAGAAGATTTACTGGATGAAGAAGGTCTGGAAATTCCAGCCACAGTCCAGGTCAGCCTTTCAATTGCTCGTCCTCCTAAACCAAAAGCTACGCGACCAACACAACAACCTGCAATAGCTGTTGCTAGCCCTACCACTAGAGGTAAAAAGTCTGCTGCTACCAACCGCGACCAAAATCGTCGTCAAGAAGTAGAGACTAAGCGGGAACGTCCAGAAAAATTGGTGGTAACTGGGCCAATGACCGTGCAGGAACTGGCTGATGCTTTAGCGATCGCAGATACAGAGATTGTGAAAATCCTGTTCCTCAAAGGTATGGCAGTGAGCATCACCCAAAATCTGGATGTGCCAACCATTACCTTAATCTGCACCGATTTAGAAGTAGCAGTTGAAACTGCTGAACCAGAAGCAGAAGCCCGCAAAGTTACAGAAATGCTGGATCTGGCAGACATGGAGAATCTCCATCGCCGTCCACCAGTAGTGACCATTATGGGTCACGTAGACCACGGGAAAACCACCTTGCTGGACTCGATCCGCAAAACCAAAGTGGCCGCTGGCGAAGCTGGGGGGATCACTCAGCATATTGGTGCATACCATGTGGATATCGAACATGAAGGTAAGCCACAGCAAATCGTATTCCTCGATACCCCTGGTCACGAAGCATTCACCGCCATGCGGGCTAGAGGAGCAAGAGTCACAGATATTGCCGTTTTGGTAGTAGCTGCTGATGATGGTGTACGTCCTCAAACCATTGAAGCCATCAGCCACGCTCAGGCAGCGGGAGTGCCCATTGTTGTAGCAATTAACAAAATTGACAAAGAAGGCGCACAACCAGAGCGGGTAAAACAAGAACTTACCAACTACGGTCTCACAGCAGAAGACTGGGGTGGTGAAACAATTATGGTTCCCGTGAGTGCAATCAAGGGAGAGAACCTCGATACACTCCTAGAAATGATTCTGCTAGTCGCAGAAGTTGCCGAACTATCTGCCAACCCAGACCGGGCTGCCAAAGGAACAGTCATAGAAGCGCATTTGGATAAAGCTAAGGGCGCAGTTGCTACCTTGCTGATTCAAAATGGCACCTTGCATGTCGGAGACATGTTGGTAGCTGGCTCAGCATTTGGTAAAGTGCGGGCCATGGTCGATGACAGAGGAAGAAGAGTAGAAATTGCTAGTCCTTCCTTTGCTGTCGAAGTCTTAGGGTTGAGCGATGTGCCAGCAGCAGGTGATGAATTTGAGGCATTCGAGAACGAAAAAGAAGCACGTGCCCTAGCTAGCGATCGCGCAGACAAACAGCGTCAATCCCGACTATTACAGGGACGTGTTACGCTCACAACCCTCTCAGCTCAAGCACAAGAGGGCGAGTTGAAAGAACTCAACTTAATCCTCAAAGCAGATGTGCAAGGTTCAGTGGAAGCTATTGTGGGATCGCTCAGACAAATTCCGCAAAACGAAGTCCAAATCCGGATGTTGTTAGCTACTGCTGGAGAAATCACCGAAACGGATATCGACTTAGCTGCTGCTAGTAACGCTGTAATTATTGGCTTCAACACCACCTATGCCAGTGGAGCCAGACAAGCTGCCGATGAAGCAGGTGTAGATGTGCGGGAATACAACATCATCTACAAACTCCTCGAAGATATTCAAGGAGCCTTGGAAGGTCTGTTGGAACCCGAATTAGTGGAAGAATCCTTGGGACAAACCGAAGTCCGTGCCGTATTCCCAGTTGGTCGAGGCGCAGTTGCTGGTTGTTATGTGCAATCTGGCAAACTAGTCCGCAACTGCAAAGTGCGGGTACGTCGTAACGGTAGGGTGATTTACGAAGGCGTTCTGGATTCCCTCAAACGGATGAAAGAAGATGCGCGCGAAGTCAATGCCGGTTATGAATGCGGTATTGGCATAGATAAATTCCACGATTGGGCTGAAGGTGACATCATCGAAGCCTACCAAATGGTGACTAAGCGTCGCACCCTGACAATGACAAAGTAG
- the rimP gene encoding ribosome maturation factor RimP — MTHPLVPQIIDLATPVAEELGLEVVGVVFHTNQRPPVLRVDIRNPQEDTGLNDCERMSRALEASLDAAEIIPDAYVLEISSPGISRQLVTDREFISFKGFPVIVSTSPPYDGQQEWTGQLIRRDEQTVYLNQKGRVVEIPRALITRVQLDERR, encoded by the coding sequence ATGACTCATCCTTTAGTCCCACAAATTATTGATTTAGCAACACCAGTGGCAGAAGAACTGGGATTGGAAGTCGTTGGAGTAGTTTTTCACACTAACCAACGTCCGCCAGTGTTGCGGGTAGACATTCGCAATCCCCAAGAAGACACTGGATTAAATGATTGCGAAAGGATGAGTCGTGCTTTAGAAGCTTCTTTAGATGCGGCGGAGATTATTCCAGATGCCTATGTCTTGGAAATATCTAGTCCCGGTATATCGCGGCAACTGGTGACAGACAGGGAGTTTATTTCTTTTAAAGGATTTCCTGTGATCGTTTCCACTTCCCCACCCTACGACGGACAGCAAGAGTGGACAGGTCAGTTGATTCGCCGGGATGAACAAACGGTTTATTTAAACCAAAAAGGTCGTGTAGTCGAAATTCCCCGCGCTCTCATTACTAGGGTGCAGCTGGATGAGCGCCGATAA
- a CDS encoding peptidoglycan-binding protein, producing the protein MWCGFGKSSVTIVTACLITASVVSASTSFAARQRNYTPQQFRAVLHGLGYKITVNNSPLTDNEAKQAIREFQKGYKLGIDGIAGPKTQDWAAQIIQILQANLNAVVKPKTPLPRDQFYGPQTEAAVKEAQKQFQLQETGIADLAFRQRLNTEAKNASGKPAPSPTASPTAKPTTSPTTKPTTSPTTKPTTSPTAKPTTSPSPTPTSTATPTPTPTSTATPK; encoded by the coding sequence ATGTGGTGTGGCTTTGGAAAATCAAGCGTTACCATTGTTACTGCTTGCCTAATTACAGCAAGTGTAGTATCTGCAAGCACTTCTTTCGCTGCGCGTCAGCGTAACTATACACCGCAGCAATTTCGTGCTGTGCTTCATGGTTTAGGCTATAAAATCACCGTAAACAATTCACCCTTAACGGATAATGAAGCAAAACAAGCAATCCGTGAATTTCAAAAGGGTTACAAGCTAGGTATAGACGGGATAGCAGGCCCAAAAACTCAAGATTGGGCAGCTCAGATAATACAAATTTTGCAAGCCAATTTAAATGCGGTAGTTAAACCCAAAACCCCCCTACCCCGGGATCAATTTTATGGGCCTCAGACAGAAGCTGCTGTTAAGGAAGCTCAGAAACAATTTCAGCTACAAGAAACGGGAATTGCTGATTTAGCCTTCCGTCAAAGGCTGAATACAGAAGCTAAGAATGCTAGTGGCAAACCAGCGCCATCACCAACAGCATCACCAACAGCTAAGCCTACAACATCACCAACAACTAAGCCTACAACATCACCAACAACTAAGCCTACAACATCACCAACAGCTAAACCGACAACGTCACCGTCACCAACACCAACATCGACAGCGACTCCTACACCAACACCAACATCTACAGCAACACCTAAATAG
- the nusA gene encoding transcription termination factor NusA, producing MSMVTLPGLKDLIESISRERNLPRLAVQSAIREALLKGYERYRRAQNLERKQFDEDYFENFEVELDIEEEGFRVLSTKTIVEEVSNSDHQISLDEVQQVAPEAQLGDSVVLDVTPDQGEFGRMAAMQTKQVLAQKLRDQQRQMVQEEFQDLESTVLQARVLRFERQSVILAVSSGFGQPEVEAELPKREQLPNDNYRANATFKVYLKKVSQGQQRGPQLLVSRADAGLVVYLFANEVPEIEDEVVRIVAVAREANPPSRYVGPRTKIAVDTLDRDVDPVGACIGARGSRIQVVVNELRGEKIDVIRWSPDPATYIANALSPARVDEVRLMDPETRQTHVLVAEDQLSLAIGKEGQNVRLAARLTGWKIDIKDKAKYDQAAEDAKFAAARAKYQAEQEEEYEYEDEDESDLPELEDDNNQEELELEDDSFDNNDDE from the coding sequence ATGTCAATGGTCACTTTACCTGGGTTAAAAGACTTAATTGAAAGTATAAGTCGTGAACGTAATTTACCTCGGCTGGCAGTGCAATCAGCAATTAGAGAAGCTCTGCTTAAGGGTTACGAACGCTATCGTCGTGCCCAAAATTTGGAGCGCAAACAATTTGATGAAGATTACTTTGAGAATTTTGAGGTAGAACTCGATATCGAAGAAGAAGGTTTCCGAGTTCTCTCGACTAAAACCATCGTTGAAGAAGTTAGTAATTCTGACCACCAAATATCTCTAGATGAAGTACAACAAGTAGCCCCTGAAGCCCAATTAGGAGACTCTGTAGTCCTAGATGTTACTCCAGATCAAGGCGAATTTGGCCGGATGGCGGCGATGCAAACTAAGCAGGTACTCGCCCAAAAACTGCGGGATCAACAGCGCCAGATGGTGCAAGAAGAATTCCAAGACTTAGAAAGTACTGTCCTGCAAGCAAGAGTTTTGCGGTTTGAGCGACAATCGGTCATTTTGGCTGTTAGCAGTGGTTTTGGTCAACCAGAAGTAGAGGCAGAATTACCAAAACGGGAACAGCTACCTAATGATAACTATCGAGCGAATGCCACTTTTAAGGTATATCTCAAAAAAGTTTCCCAAGGTCAGCAACGCGGCCCACAATTATTAGTGTCTCGTGCTGATGCAGGCTTAGTAGTGTATTTATTCGCCAATGAAGTACCGGAAATAGAAGATGAAGTTGTGCGGATTGTTGCGGTAGCACGAGAAGCCAATCCTCCTTCTCGTTATGTCGGCCCCCGGACTAAAATTGCCGTAGATACTCTCGACCGTGATGTAGACCCAGTTGGAGCTTGTATTGGCGCACGGGGATCACGGATTCAAGTGGTAGTTAACGAATTACGTGGTGAAAAAATTGATGTGATTCGCTGGTCTCCAGATCCAGCAACTTACATTGCAAATGCTCTCAGCCCCGCACGAGTAGACGAAGTCCGCCTCATGGACCCAGAAACGCGGCAAACTCATGTACTAGTGGCGGAAGATCAACTGAGTTTGGCTATTGGTAAAGAAGGACAAAATGTCCGTTTGGCAGCACGTTTGACTGGGTGGAAGATTGATATTAAAGATAAAGCTAAATATGACCAAGCTGCAGAAGATGCTAAATTTGCTGCTGCTCGTGCCAAATATCAAGCAGAGCAAGAGGAAGAATATGAATATGAAGATGAGGATGAATCCGATCTGCCAGAACTAGAAGATGATAACAATCAAGAAGAATTAGAATTAGAAGATGACTCTTTTGACAATAACGATGACGAGTAG
- a CDS encoding alpha/beta hydrolase yields MRYHFLSLVQILLLTVTTPVWAAEQVVLNYKVFRESLSVEEISRFAQTGELSSSLKINFALARQNPKAVRQYLTQPVKVNPVFLDRVLNTPIGNVILDQISQVIHTPSQKADRQALRAALVLSARQDSQITLIEILKNYPTSEVEVDGDRLETAYRQLRRLQTNIENLMGV; encoded by the coding sequence ATGCGGTATCACTTTCTGAGCTTAGTGCAGATTTTACTGTTGACAGTCACTACTCCTGTGTGGGCAGCAGAACAAGTAGTGTTGAACTACAAAGTTTTTCGAGAATCACTTTCAGTAGAGGAAATTTCGAGATTTGCCCAAACAGGCGAACTTTCTAGTTCCCTTAAAATAAATTTTGCTTTGGCGCGGCAAAACCCCAAAGCAGTACGTCAATATTTAACGCAACCAGTGAAAGTAAACCCAGTGTTTTTAGATAGGGTTTTAAATACGCCCATTGGTAACGTGATTTTGGATCAAATTAGTCAAGTAATTCACACACCGTCTCAAAAGGCAGACAGGCAAGCTTTACGTGCTGCTTTGGTGCTTTCTGCTAGGCAAGATAGCCAGATAACGCTAATCGAAATTTTAAAAAATTATCCTACATCAGAAGTGGAAGTTGACGGGGATCGGTTGGAAACTGCCTACCGCCAACTCCGGCGTTTGCAGACAAACATAGAAAATTTGATGGGCGTTTAG
- a CDS encoding DUF3493 domain-containing protein: MVEPNSKSRLNPEQYARLKAEMAAPYRGLRKFIYVACGASGMIGVFIFFFKVLAGRDVDSSVPNLVLQIGIVALMVFLWRWEQQKQKRS, encoded by the coding sequence ATGGTAGAACCAAATTCTAAAAGTCGCCTTAACCCTGAACAATACGCCAGACTCAAAGCTGAAATGGCAGCACCTTACCGAGGCTTGCGAAAATTTATCTATGTCGCTTGTGGCGCGTCTGGAATGATTGGCGTGTTCATATTTTTTTTTAAAGTGCTTGCTGGGCGGGATGTAGATAGTAGTGTGCCTAATCTTGTCCTGCAAATAGGAATTGTCGCACTGATGGTATTTCTCTGGCGTTGGGAACAGCAAAAGCAAAAACGCTCTTAA
- a CDS encoding DUF1565 domain-containing protein has product MKYRGFHIIPAKGFRPIFGSLLRSNLPLRAGLSTVLVVSSGLTLLPGVVNADSTRQAGISPTLTAQTPAAATVIYVNSATGSDTAAGTTQAAALKTITFALTKAQAGTVIQLAPGTYNQQSGETFPLILKAGVTLRGDEATKGQGILITGGGYYTSKTFARQDITILVDNSTTIAGVTVTNPNQRGTGVWVESTNPLITNNTFTQSLREGVFVTGTGNPKIENNVFVQNSGNGVSVAKTAQGEIRNNLFQNTGFGLAIGGTSTPLITENQIIENQDGLFISETGKPILRKNVIQNNKRDGVVATVNAAPDLGTNESPGGNLIRNNTRYDVNNATRNQIVAVGNDIDQKRIFGSVDFVAANVGGATAFNDVPTGYWAKAYIEALSSQKIIAGFPDGTFKPNDPVTRAQFATIVTKALAPTSKRPAISFKDVPSNFWAYAAIQSAYQSQFVSGYPDGTFKPQQQIPRVQALVALASGLGLTADNQNSLTFYTDAAQIPKYALNQVAAATTKQLVINYPTVKQLNPNRDATRAEVAAFVYQALVNAGRAPAIPSSYVVQVP; this is encoded by the coding sequence ATGAAATATCGGGGTTTTCACATTATTCCAGCGAAAGGTTTTCGCCCTATTTTTGGCAGTCTTCTCAGATCTAATCTACCATTAAGAGCCGGACTTAGTACTGTTTTAGTGGTTTCCAGTGGTTTAACACTATTACCTGGCGTAGTAAATGCTGATTCCACTCGGCAAGCAGGTATTTCCCCTACTCTGACAGCCCAAACTCCAGCAGCTGCAACTGTAATTTATGTAAACTCAGCAACTGGTTCAGATACTGCTGCAGGTACAACACAAGCTGCTGCTTTGAAAACTATTACTTTTGCCCTGACTAAAGCCCAAGCCGGGACAGTTATTCAATTAGCGCCTGGTACTTATAATCAACAAAGTGGAGAAACTTTTCCACTCATCCTCAAAGCAGGAGTAACTCTACGAGGTGATGAAGCCACTAAAGGTCAGGGAATATTAATTACAGGTGGAGGTTACTACACCAGTAAAACATTTGCCAGACAAGATATTACAATTTTGGTGGATAATAGCACCACGATCGCAGGTGTAACTGTAACCAACCCAAATCAACGGGGTACAGGTGTGTGGGTAGAATCCACTAATCCCCTGATCACAAATAATACGTTTACTCAAAGTCTTAGAGAGGGAGTTTTTGTCACGGGGACAGGAAATCCCAAAATCGAAAACAATGTCTTCGTGCAGAACTCAGGTAATGGCGTTTCTGTAGCTAAAACTGCCCAAGGCGAAATTCGGAATAACTTGTTTCAGAATACTGGTTTTGGTTTGGCAATTGGTGGAACTTCCACACCTTTAATTACAGAAAACCAAATTATCGAAAACCAAGACGGTCTTTTTATCTCAGAAACGGGTAAACCCATACTACGTAAAAATGTTATTCAGAACAATAAGCGGGATGGTGTTGTAGCAACTGTTAATGCTGCACCAGACTTGGGTACAAATGAAAGTCCTGGTGGTAATCTCATCCGTAATAACACACGTTATGACGTAAATAATGCTACTAGAAATCAGATTGTCGCTGTTGGCAATGATATCGATCAAAAGCGCATTTTTGGTTCTGTAGATTTTGTGGCAGCCAACGTTGGTGGTGCTACTGCCTTTAATGATGTACCCACAGGTTACTGGGCAAAGGCCTATATAGAAGCTTTGTCCTCTCAAAAAATTATTGCTGGCTTTCCTGATGGCACCTTTAAACCCAACGATCCGGTAACACGTGCTCAATTCGCTACTATTGTCACCAAAGCGTTGGCACCAACATCTAAACGCCCAGCGATTAGTTTTAAGGATGTCCCAAGTAATTTTTGGGCTTATGCTGCTATCCAATCTGCTTACCAAAGCCAATTTGTCTCTGGATATCCTGATGGTACATTTAAACCACAGCAGCAAATTCCCCGAGTGCAAGCTTTAGTTGCTTTAGCTAGTGGTCTTGGGTTAACTGCGGATAATCAAAATAGCCTCACATTTTATACTGATGCTGCTCAGATTCCCAAATATGCGCTGAATCAAGTTGCTGCTGCTACGACAAAGCAGTTGGTAATCAACTATCCTACAGTCAAGCAACTTAATCCTAATCGTGATGCTACTAGGGCAGAAGTTGCTGCTTTTGTTTATCAAGCACTAGTCAATGCTGGACGTGCCCCAGCAATTCCGTCTTCTTATGTAGTGCAAGTTCCATAG
- a CDS encoding YlxR family protein yields the protein MKPNYRRCISCRQVGLKEEFWRIVRVFPSGKVQLDEGMGRSAYICPQTSCLQAAQKKNRLGRSLHATVPETLYQTLWQRLAKSNTQNQILILRNL from the coding sequence ATGAAACCGAATTATCGGCGCTGTATTAGTTGCCGCCAAGTAGGCTTAAAAGAAGAGTTTTGGCGGATTGTCCGCGTCTTTCCATCGGGAAAGGTACAATTAGATGAGGGCATGGGGCGTTCTGCCTATATCTGCCCACAAACGAGCTGCTTGCAAGCCGCTCAGAAAAAAAATCGACTAGGGCGATCGCTACATGCAACAGTGCCAGAAACACTGTATCAAACATTGTGGCAGCGTCTAGCCAAAAGCAATACCCAAAATCAAATTTTAATTTTAAGAAATTTGTAG